The Bdellovibrio sp. NC01 genome includes the window TGGTTTCTTTGTTTGCATCAATGAATAAAAAAAGTTCGGCTTTAAATGCATGCATTGCACGACGAATCGGCGAAGTTTCACGACTCGCAACGTCCATCATATCTTCTCGCCCCATCTCTTGACGCAGTCGAGAGACCCGCTGCCCCGCCATTGCAAAACGCGACAAAATCTCTTTCACGAAGGCGATGTTTTCTTTTACTAAAGTTTTTCCCTCAGAAGTGATTTTATAAAGCTTTTTATTATCTTCTGTCGTTGCTGTGGCAAATCCACCCTCTTCCAAAAACGTCAGAGTGGGATAAATAACACCGGGGCTTGGCGTGTAAACTCCAGATGAAAGATCTTCCAATGCCTTGATAAGCTCATAACCATGACGAGGTTTTTCTTCTAGCAAAAATAGAATGACATAACGAAGATCGCCGTGACGTAAAAGACGTGACAGCTTTTCTTCAACACCGCGCCCACCTCTATGATGCCCACGCATAAATATCTCCTTTGCTTCAGATATATCTTTTTTAAATGTTTTCGATATATCTAAATAGACACTACTTCCGATATATCGAAAACACAAGAGGCCGAGCTTAAATGCGAATTAGTTGAGAATTTGCAACTCAGATCGATTTAAATAACAAAAGATCTCTTCCTCAGAGATCTTTTAGATCGTGAAGTAAAATAATTTGTATCGCGAAATTTATTGAATATTAGAATCGGCAAAACTCACCGAAAGCGGAATAGTCTTTTGCCCTTTGGTGATGTGCCCTTTCAGATTGAATCCTTTTGTGACGTCGGCCTTTTCTTGCGGGACTTCAAATGTATAAACTAAGCGCGTGGTCTCCCCGGCTTTGACATTCACCTTTTCTTTGACTTGCATAAGGGCAGCATAGTCGCCGTTGTTCGAATAGTGCCCCGCCTTCGACAAAATCAGAAGTTTCTTATCATCAT containing:
- a CDS encoding PadR family transcriptional regulator, whose translation is MCFRYIGSSVYLDISKTFKKDISEAKEIFMRGHHRGGRGVEEKLSRLLRHGDLRYVILFLLEEKPRHGYELIKALEDLSSGVYTPSPGVIYPTLTFLEEGGFATATTEDNKKLYKITSEGKTLVKENIAFVKEILSRFAMAGQRVSRLRQEMGREDMMDVASRETSPIRRAMHAFKAELFLFIDANKETKLKVAEVIDRATEEIRKLKG